A genomic region of Miscanthus floridulus cultivar M001 chromosome 3, ASM1932011v1, whole genome shotgun sequence contains the following coding sequences:
- the LOC136543466 gene encoding probable 2' cyclic ADP-D-ribose synthase BdTIR — MEAAATTGNSASSSAEARRVESSADEAEEEVSGCVKTAPPCYDVFINHRWVDTRHTVAHLLHDRLLQLSGGRVRTFLDSMSLRPGDRLVEGINQGMSQCKVAVAIFSERYLDSEFCLHELAALVEARKVIVPIFYGVKPSALVLPQAVVHTHAPRDVERFRVALREAKYTVGLAYDPATGDLAELVSAAANAVMQRIEQIESMR, encoded by the exons ATGGAGGCCGCAGCCACCACCGGGAACAGCGCCTCGTCGTCGGCGGAGGCGCGGCGGGTGGAGTCGTCTGCCgacgaggcggaggaggaggtgtccgGCTGCGTGAAGACGGCGCCGCCGTGCTACGACGTGTTTATCAACCACCGCTGGGTGGACACCCGGCACACGGTGGCGCACCTGCTGCACGACCGGCTGCTGCAGCTCAGCGGCGGCCGGGTCCGCACGTTCCTGGACAGCATGTCCTTGCGTCCGGGGGACAGGCTGGTGGAGGGCATCAACCAGGGCATGAGCCAGTGCAAGGTGGCCGTGGCCATCTTCTCCGAGCGCTACCTCGACTCCGAATTCTGCCTGCACGAGCTCGCCGCGCTCGTGGAGGCGCGCAAGGTCATCGTCCCCATCTTCTACGGCGTCAAGCCCTCCGCGCTGGTCCTGCCGCAGGCCGTCGTCCACACCCACGCGCCCCGTGACGTCGAGCGCTTCAGGGTCGCGCTCCGCGAGGCCAAGTACACCGTTGGCCTCGCCTACGACCCAGCCACAGG TGATTTGGCCGAGCTGGTGTCAGCGGCAGCGAACGCGGTGATGCAGAGGATTGAACAAATTGAGAGCATGCGATGA